The following proteins are encoded in a genomic region of Triticum dicoccoides isolate Atlit2015 ecotype Zavitan chromosome 1B, WEW_v2.0, whole genome shotgun sequence:
- the LOC119303830 gene encoding uncharacterized protein LOC119303830, which yields MDMVKQMHHKFETTTAELQSELSDLKTRLELQEAETQKANSMFESSVGEAEKLRTGFEAEKSAWAEEKIALTQRAEKVEAALEEATTELTGLKCEVSQMVSAIFGPRSSNLNQDMLVKLKAIYTLVEQLYTGAQRALATIAASNEAPTLLVDVLRKLSVLPQRFNEMKRSFARAGAMTSLSRAKAWIPELDPADISIGYPSLKEDNTPFEQKDFAACVKEIRPLASLIANETDLTKYHLAYDMGNQKMPTPSYKVTGLTPPIRKHTFAPEVDPSKLIDDEAEFQALSGIDWSSSTFQDVEQDKEAERVDQEASGQQED from the exons atggacatggtgaagcaaatgcaccacaAATTTGAG ACCACCACTGCTGAACTTCAATCAGAGCTGTCTGACTTGAAGACCCGTCTGGAGCTGCAAGAGGCTGAGACCCAGAAGGCGAACTCAATGTTTGAATCTAGCGTGGGTGAGGCAGAAAAATTGAGAACCGGCTTTGAAGCTGAAAAAAGcgcctgggctgaagaaaagattGCTTTGACCCAACGGGCAGAAAAGGTAGAGGCGGCTCTCGAGGAAGCCACCACAGAACTTACCGGCTTAAAATGCGAGGTGTCTCAGATGgtgtctgctatctttg GCCCTAGGAGCAGCAATCTCAACCAAGACATGCTTGTAAAGCTAAAGGCGATTTACACATTGGTAGAGCAGCTTTACACTGGTGCTCAGCGCGCATTGGCCACAATTGCCGCGTCCAATGAAGCCCCCACACTCTTGGTTGACGTGCTAAGGAAGCTTTCTGTGCTGCCCCAGCGGTTTAATGAAATGAAGCGATCATTTGCGAGAGCTGGAGCCATGACTtccttaagccgggccaaagcatggataccggaattagacccggccgacatctcTATCGGGTATCCAAGCCTCAAGGAGGACAACACTCCGTTTGAACAGAAAGACTTTGCTGCTTGCGTGAAGGAGATACGGCCTCTGGCCAGCCTGATTGCCAATGAGACAGACCTCACCAAGTATCATCTGGCTTATGACATGGGAAATCAGAAGATGCCAACACCGTCTTATAAAGTGACAGGCCTGacccccccaatccgtaagcacacctttgcccctgaagttgacccgtccaagctaattgatgatgaagctgagtttcaagcattgagtggcattgactggtcgtcatcaaccttccaggatgtAGAACAGGACAAAGAAGCGGAGAGGGTCGATCAGGAAGCATCAGGCCAGCAAGAAGATTGA